A window of Pseudomonadota bacterium genomic DNA:
TCGGCTGTCATGGTTGCTGGCTTGATGAAAAAGACTGTGTCATATTAAAAAGCAACAATGCAAAACTGGTTCACGTCCCCGTTTCTAACCTGAAACTCTCTGTAGGCAAAATATTCCCGCATCACCTCGTAAAAAACGGGCTGGACATACCCTTCTGTTTCGGTACAGACGGATGTGCATCGAATAATCATCTTGATATCATTGAAACGATGAAATATGCATCCCTTCTGGCAAAATTTTCTACTAATGACCCGACAATGTTGCCTGCAAGAGAAACATTCGATCTTGCCACGAAGACCGCTGCAAGCATATTTTTCCTGCCTGAATGGGAGATAAAGGCCGGAAATAGCCCCGATATTATCCTTGTTGATTTGAACCGCCCGGAGCTTAATCCTGGATTTGATATTTATTCTGATATCGTCTATGCATCGAACGGGTACATAGTTGACACCGTGATCTGTATGGGCAAAGTCCTCATGGAAAACAGATACGTCCCCGGTGAAGAAGAGATAATAAGACAGGCCAAAAAGACGGCAAAATCATTAGTTGCGAGATGACATTTGTATGCGATGCAATGCTCGGCAAACTTGCAAAATACCTGAGGATGCTCGGCCTGGATACAGTTTTTATCACAAAAACAGATTATTTAAATAATTTCAAAAACGAACCTGAAAAACCCATTTTTCTTACACGAAGGTCAATTGGAAGTATGCCGTACGATACATGCATCTCCATAAAATCAGAACATGTCGACGAACAGTTAAGGGAGATTCGAGACCTGATCAAACCCTTTATCCATGAAGATATGCTGATGAGCCGTTGTATAAGGTGCAACATGCCTCTCGATGATGCAAAAAAGATTGAAATCGAACAATTCGTACCTGAATACGTGTTCCACCATTATGACAAATTTAAAGCCTGTCCCTCATGCAAGAAGGTTTACTGGAAGGGATCACATACTGAGCATATGACAGAGTGGATGGAAGAGTTTTTAAAACCTGAAAAGGAGAAACAATGAACCGGTCTTCTTTCCCTTTTAAAGAAATGATCGAGACATTGCAGGATACTTTCAAAGACGAAGTGCCTGTTGTAACGAAAATTTCACAAAGAGAAAACGGGAATCCTTTTCTTGTTCTCGTAAGCACGCTATTGAGCCTCAGGACGAAAGATGAAACGACTGAAAAAGCAATGGAGAGGCTTACAAAAGAAGCAAAAACACCGGAAGATATTCTGAAAATTCCAATTAAAAGGCTACAGGAGTTGATTTATCCGGTTGGATTCTATCGAAATAAATCAACAACCCTCAAGGACGTGTCCCATATCATTATTGACAACTATAATGGAAAAGTTCCTGATTCAATCGATGAGCTGTTGAAAATTAAAGGCATAGGACGGAAAACAGCCAATCTTGTTATTACAGAAGGCTACGGAAAACCTGGAATATGCGTGGATACCCATGTGCACAGAATATCAAACAGGATAGGAATCGTAAAATCAAAACACCCCCATGAAACAGAGGCATCTCTCAGAGAAGTACTGCCCAAAAAATACTGGATCATATACAACACCCTTCTTGTTACATTCGGTAAAAATATATGCAACCCCGTCTCGCCGCGATGCAGCGTATGCCCGATAGCACACCTGTGCCGGCAAATCGGGGTAGCGAAGCATCGTTGATAGATTACTTTTTATATACTGTCAGTTTCAGAAAGATGGTCACTATTGGTTCCATTGGTTCAATTGGTTCTAACCAATAAGACAAATCAAACCAATCAAACAGATTCTTAATAAAACAGGATTAAACTACCACCAAGCATCGAGGATCAAGATTTAGGATAGTAACTGATGGATTACTATTTTTTATAGATTTGACTTGACAGTATTTATGAATAATCATAATATACCCTCTAAAGCGGCTTGTAGATTCGCTTTAATATTCAATGAAAGGAGTCAAGTGGTATGGCAGTAGGTAAGGTAAAATGGTTTAACGATGCAAAGGGATATGGGTTTATTGAGCAGGACAATGGGGAAGATGTATTTGTTCATTTTTCAGCAATTAAGCAGGAGGGATTTAAAACACTCAAAACCGGTGAAAAGGTTGAATTTGAAATCACCAAAGGCCCAAAGGGTCCTCAGGCAGAGAACGTTATGAAGGCAGATTGAAAAGAAGGGGGGATCAGCCCCCCTTCTTTTCAATAATTTTTATCTCATTCCACAAGCTATCCATTTCGGAAAGCGATGATGTTTTTAATTCTATTTTCGACTCAATATAACTAAAGCGTCTGATAAATTTGTTGCACGTCAGTCTCAATGCATCTTCAGGATCTACATTATAAAATCTCGACATGTTAACCACTGTAAAAAGAAGATCGCCGATTTCTTCCTTTATTGATACGGTATCGCCTGATTGCCCTGCCCTCTTCAGTTCTTCTATTTCTTCTGACATTTTTTCATAAATACCATCGACACTTTCCCAATCAAAACCAACATGTGCAGCCCTTCTTGAAATAATATGGGCCCTTAGTAAGGCAGGCATTGCGGATGGGACATTGGAAAGCAGGGAATAATCTTCTTTTTCATCCTTTTTGATTTCTTCCCATTTTTTCTCAATGGGTTTGTCGGAAGGTGCATCCATAAACACATGAGGATGGCGGTTATACATCTTCTTGTATACCGAACTTACAACTTCTTTAATATCAAATTGCTTCTCATCTTTACAGATCTGAGAGATAAAAACAATATGAAACAAAAGATCACCCAGCTCTTCTTTTAACGCCTTATAATCGTCCTTCTCTATGGCATCAATTAATTCATATACTTCCTCTAAAAGAAACGTTTTAAAGGCTTTCGTTGTCTGTTTTTTATCCCATGAACAACCTTTTTCTCCACGTAACGTTGCCATAAGTTCAACCAGTTGAGTAAATTCTTCCATCTTAACCTCTGTTTAAAATTACTTCTTACATTCTATTTTTCTGCAATCGTCTCTAAAATGATGTTAACCGCCCTTTCCATTACCTCTTTCTGTGCCTCTATTATTCTGCGTCCCTGGTCTCCCATTCTTTCCCTTAATCCATCATTTTCAATGAGCAAGCTGATTTTTTCAGAAAGCCCTTCAGCGTTATTAACCATAATTCCTGCCCCATTCTCCAGTATAGTACCGGCGATATCTCTGAAGTTTTCCATATAAGGGCCAAAAAGAACAGGGGTACCGAAGAATAACGGTTCGAGGACGTTCTGTCCGCCATATGGAGCAAGACTCCCGCCAACAAATGCAACCATGCTCTTCTTATACACATCCAGCAAATCTCCCACAGTGTCAACTACTACTGCTTCAACGGCTTGAATTGCCTCAACGGATGATTTTTTATACACAGAATATCTCATTGTATTAAGACGATTTGCCAGCCCATTTTCAATCATATCTACAAGATTCAGCTCTCTCGGTACAATAAAAAATCTAAATAGAGAGAAACGTTTTTTTAACATATCAATAACCTGTAATATGATGTCTACTTCTTTTTCTTTTATACTTCCGAATGTTACTATGTTTTCTTTATGTATATTATCACATGTTGTATCTACATCTCTGTAATATTTAATGTTACCAGTATTTATAACTTTCGTTGAATCCATGCCTAAGGATTTAAAACGTTTCGCATGTTCCCCTGATTGAGCAAGAACAAGGGTTATATCAGAAAAAACGTTTTTAAGAAAAAAAGAGAGAAACAGGTAAGCATTATAGGTTTTATCGGATATTCTTCCATTAATGATGATAACAGGTATATTACGCTTTTTAGCTTGCCAGACAAGGTTCGGCCATATCTCTGTTTCCACGATGAGCAGGGACTTAAAGGTGGATGTGCTGATAAAGTGCTTCAAGGAATACGTTAAATCAAACGGGAGGGAATATACACTAATCCTGTTATTAAATTTCTTACGAAGCATATCCCTTGCATAGTATGTATTTGTGGTAATGAGAAAATTATCAAAACCACTTCTGTTTCGCATGTAATTCACAATAGCTTCAGCAATAACCGCTTCGCCGATAGAGGCTGCGTGTATCCAGATGGCACCCTTTAAATCTGTATTCTTTGTACTTGACCACAAACGCTCAGATAGATTGTTCCTTATTTTCCTTTTTGTCAGCGAAAACAAGAGAAAAAACGGCAGCAAAATGTGTAAAAGAATATTGTAGGCTATTTTCCACATGCAATTTCATCTGCTTTTTCTGTTAATTGTATCAGTGTTGTTTCAAGCTCTATTCTTTTCGCTTCGGTTTCTTCCGGAGAGGCATCCCTGCTTATGTATATCGGGTCTCCCCACAGAAAAACAACCCTGGAAAAGGGGTATGGGAGAATAAAGCTATCCCATGATTTGAAAGTTTTTTTTTACTTGCGCCGTAGGTTAAAGGCATTATAGGTTTTCCCGTCAATTTCGCAAGTTCTATAATGCCCTTTTTTACGCTATATTTTGGCCCTTTAGGACCGTCAGGTGTTATGGCTACATCAAAACCATTTTTCAAATCAGATATTATTTCCCGGAGCGAAGAAATGCTTCCTTCTTTCCTGTAGGAACCCCTTATGGAGCCAAGACGGAAATAGGTCATGATCCGCGCAATAAACTCACCATCTCTGTGCCTGCTTATCAAGACCTTCCCCTTCCCCCTTCTGTTTGCAAAAGGCATCATAAGCAGTCTTCCATGCCAGAAACAAACAATAAATGTTTCGCCATTATCCCACATCTTGTAAGCGGTTTCGTGATATACATGGCGTACTTTTGTGGTCAATTTTATAAAGGTTATGAATACATAGACCAACGGGGGAAGTACATGTAACATAATAATATATTTTGCTTTTTTAAACATTTTTTACCTTTTTCGGAATTTTTATCACCTTTTTTGATGAAGTATCTCTAAATTGCAGTTCATACAGCTTCTGATAAGGTCCTTCTAACTCTATCAATTCTTTATGTGCTCCAGCCTGAACTATTGTTCCTCCTTCGAGGACAATAATCCTGTCTGCGTTCATTATAGTGGAGAGTCTGTGTGCAATGACAATCGTTGTCCTCCCCTTCATTAAATTATCAAAGGCCTTCTGCACCTCCACCTCTGAAGCTGCATCAAGAGAGCTTGTGGCCTCATCCAGGATAAGGATCGGGGTATTTTTATAGAGGGCTCTTGCAATAGCTATCCGTTGTTTTTGCCCACCCGACAAACGTATGCCCTTTTCGCCAACTACGGTATCATATTGTTTGGGAAGCTTCGTTATAAAATCACAGGCATACGCCATCCCGGCTGCCTCTTCGATTTTTTCCATATCCTGAGTCTCACCATAACATATATTTGACTTAATGGTGTCATTAAAGAGGATTACATCCTGTGTAACAAGGGCAATATTCCTTCTTAAAGAGTTAAGGGTTATATTCCTTATATCAATATTATCAACCTCTATGCATCCTCTTGTCACATCATAGAAACGGGGGATAAGATTTGCCAGAGTAGTTTTTCCTACCCCGCTTTCTCCTACAATAGCAAGGATTTCGTTCTGGTTAATTTTCAAGTTTATGTTATTCAGTATCATCTTATCGTCGTACCTAAAAAATACATCTTTAAAATCAATAATGCCTCTGACCTTTTCAAGGTTGATTGCATCGTCATGTTCAAGTATTTCTGGTTTGCGATCGATAACCTCAAACACCCTCTGGCTGGCGGCAAGTCCCTGTTGTATGTTGTGGTTTTCCCGGTTAAGCCTCTTGATCGGCTCATAGAGCATTAAAAGAGCAGCCGTGAAGGAGAAAAAATTACCGGGCGTTGACTTACCGGATATAACCTCACTACCTCCATACCAGATTATAACGGCTATAGCGATCCCGCCAAGCACTTCCATTATGGGAGAAGAAAGCGCCCGTATTTTATAGCGCTTTAAGATAATATGAAATAGTGTTTCGTTTTCTTCCTTAAATCTCTTGCTCTCATATTCTTCCATGCAAAAGGCCTTAACAATGCGTTGGCCGGTGATGGTTTCGTGCAAAAAATTGGTTAATTTTGCCATCTCTTTTTGTGTTTTCGTACTTATCCTTCTCAATCTTCTCCCGAAGCTGACAATAGGGTATATCGCAAAAGGCAGGACAACAAAGGCAATGGCTGCAAGTTTCCAGTCCCTGTAAAAAACAACGAATATAAGGCCGATAATAGTAAAAACATCCTTCAGGATCGCCGTAAAAGCATCAGATACAGCACTTTGTACCAGTGTCACATCATTTATTATTCTCGAAATTATCGTACCAGTTGGAGTCTTGTCAAAGTATGCTAAGGGCTGTTTCTGCAATGCGTTAAAAATTTCATCCCTTATATCTGTAATCACTTTCTGCCCTACAAAACCCATCAGGTATGCCTGGAAATAATCAAAAATACCCTTTAAAAGGTAGAGTATAACTACCCCGAAGGGGATTATGCTAAGCATTGTTGCATTTTTTTCGAAAAATATGTTGTCCAATACAGGTTTTACAATATATGCAGTCAAACCGTTTGTGGATGCCACAAGGGCCATAAAAATCATGGCAAAAACAAGTTTTGGCCAGTAAGGTTTTAGATACGTAAGGAGTCTAAGGTAGAGCGCCATATGTATGTTCCAAAAACTCTACTATTATTTTTGCTGCCATCTTATAAGAATTCTCTTTTCCAAGCTTTATTTTCATATTATCAATTTCGACTTTTATCTTTTCCTTACCATTACTTAACATATAGAGCGCTTTCTCTGCAATCTTTTCAACGTCGAATGTTTGAATAAATTCAGGGAAAACCTCTTTTCCGGCTATGATATTGGGCAAACTGATATAGTTAATCTTCACAAGCAGTCTCGCAAAAACATACGATAACGGTGATATCTTATAAATAACAATCGTTGGCGTTCCAAGGATTGCCGCCTCAAGGGTTGCACTGCCCGATGCAATGATCGCCAGGTCAGAATTCGCGAGAGCATCGTATGACAAGCCTTTTAAATACGTGATCTCTATATTTCCTTTCTGGTATTTCTCAATAATCTTCTGGTCAATGTTTTCAGCCAGAGGCAACAATATTTTCAGGTTTTCAACCCTTTTCTCAATCGCTTCGATTATGTCCATCAGGATGGGCATGTGCTTTTCTACCTCATTATCTCTGCTCCCGGGCATAATCGTTAAAACAGGAGCCTTTCCGTCAGTCCCTGCCATTCTTAAAAAATCCTCTCTCGTATGCAAAGGTTTAACAATTTCCATGTACGGGTGTCCTGCATAGGCTACGTCAATGGAATAATCTTCATATATTTTTTTCTCAAAGGGGAGGATACAGATTACCTTATTCACATATTTTTTTATTTTATATATCCGTTTCTTTCTCCATGCCCATATCTGGGGTGGGATGAAATAGATGACAGGAATACCGAGGTTATGCGCAAACCTGGCTATTCTCATATTGAAACCCGGAAAATCTACCAGAATAAGCAGCGATGGCCTTTTCTCTCTCAAATGCTTTTTTATTTTACTGAAGGCATCCCGAATATGGTGAAGCTTTGAAAATATTTCACTCAGGCCGGTTAATGATATATTTTTGTAATCGTAAACAATGTCTACGCCTGTGTCTCTGAGCTTAGTACTGCCAATTCCGCTGAATTGAAAATCAAAAGAATGTTTTAACTCATCGATGAGGTGGGATGCATGAATTTCGCCAGAAAGCTCACCGGTTATGATGACTATCTTTTTATTAAACTTTCCGTTAAGCTTTGTTTCTGGCAATATATGCTTTGATTTGTTCGGCAATGACAAGGGCCCTTAATCCCTCTCTACCTCCGACACACAGTGTCTTATCACCCCTGATCGAATAAATAAATTCTGACAATTCTTCTTTTACAGAATCTACCTTATCTGCTTCGTATTCGAGGGTCTCGATACTTCCATCCTGTTTTTTGGTTTTACCTGTTAATCTGCCATTCAGCAAGTCTACAAAATATTGTTTATTCTTCTCAAATATTGTGATGTTCCTTTCTTTATTAACCGATACCCTGCTGGCAGTTATACAAGCAACGCAACCCCCTGCAAACCCAAGCCATGCGCTCACCATATCCAGTTTATCAGAGGCAAAATGTAAGCCATGCGCCCTTATTTCCGTTACATCTTCTTTCACTATAGAAAGTGTCAAATCAATATCATGGATCATCAGATCCAACACTACATCGATATCCGTGGACCTGCCGGTGAAATTACTCATTCTCCGGGCTTCTATAAATAAAGGTTTTTTGATGTGAGATATTGCCTCCTTGTACGCCGGGTTAAATCTCTCCAAATGGCCAATCTGCAAGATTAAGCCCTGCTTTTCTGCAAGTTCAACAAGTTCTTCTCCCTGGCTTATTTCCGATGTTATTGGCTTTTCGATAAAAACATGGACTCCTTTTTCAAGGAAATATTTTGCAACTTCGTAGTGTGTCCCGGTTGAGCTTGCTATGACAACTCCTGCCTGACCATCAGGAATATCTCTATGGTCTGCAAATATTGGTACCTGATGCTTTTCAGATATATTATTTAATATATTCCTGTCAACATCAACCACCCCTCCGACTTCAACATCTTCGAAATCTATCAGTTTTCCGAGGTGTATCCTGCCCATATGACCAGCGCCGATAAGGGCGATTTTCAACGACATATTCCCCTCTTTGAGTTATTGATGAAATCTATCAATTCTTTTATCTTTTCACCATCCAATTCTTCCTGAATTATTTTAAGTGATGTACTGAGCGGCAAAGACGACCTGAAGAGAATTCTGTATGCCTTTTTTAATTTTAAGATTTCGTCCTTCGAAAAATTATGCCTCTCAAGACCCACAACGTTCAGTCCATAAGGCTTAGCCCTGCTCCCGGCAGCTATTATATAAGGGGGTATATCTTTTGGAACACCTGTAAGCCCGCTTATAAAAGCATATTTCCCAATTTTGCAAAACTGGTGTACTGCGCAAAGACCGCCAAAAATAACAAAGTCATCCACCTCTACATGTCCGGCAAGTGTTGCACAATTTGCCATAATGATATTATTCCCAACGACACAGTCATGGGCAATATGGGCATATGCCATAATGAAGTTGTTGTTTCCCACTTTAGTGACACCGCTGTCGTGTGGAGTCCCCCTGTTAATTGTCACATATTCCTTTATAATGTTGTTATGCCCTACCACTACCGTGGTATCTTCGCCCTTATATGTAAGATCCTGTGGCGGACTGCCAATGGATGTGAAAGAGCTGATTGTACAGTTTTCACCAATCTCGGTACCATCCTGGATAATAACGTGTCCAAGGATTTTTGTTCCCTTTCCTATCTTCACCTTTTCTTCAATAATGCAATAAGGGCCTACATGGACATCAGAATCGACATGCGCATTTTTATGAATGATTGCAGTTGGGTGTATCAACGTATTCTCCTTATTCCTGTTTTAACATTGCCATAATTCTCGCTTCAGCAACAACTTCATTGTCAACATAGGCTTTACCCTCAAAAACCCATATTTCTCTTCTGTGTTTTATGACCTCTAAAACAAGTTTTATCTGGTCCCCGGGAATCACAGGTTTTCTGAAACGTGCATCATCAATGCCTGTAAAAAATACCAGGCCTTTTTTCTCCGGAAAGCTTTTAAATGCAAGAACCCCGCCTGTTTGAGCCAGGGCTTCAATAATGAGTACCCCGGGCATAATTGGTCTTTGCGGAAAATGACCTGTGAAATAAGGCTCATTAAAAGTCACATTTTTTATACCAACAATTCTTTTAGCAGGTTCGAATTCAAGAATCCTGTCTACAAGGAGAAAGGGATAACTATGAGGCATAAGTTGCATTATTTCATTAATATCAATCATCTCAAGCCTCCAGATTGAGTCTTTTTTCTATTTTTTTCATCCTCTCATACAATTTTGGCAGGTTCTTAAGATAGCCTTGAAGCTTTAACCATTCCTTATGCGGCATATGGGGCGTACCTGAGATGAGAGAATTATCAGGGACATCCTTTGTGATCCCCGTTCCTCCTGCTGCCATCACATTATTCCCGATGCTTACGTGATCCTTCACGCCAACCCGCCCCGCAAGAACCACATTGTTACCTACAGAGGAGCTTCCCGCAATTCCCACCAGAGCCACAATGATAGAATTCTCACCAATGGACACATTATGTGCAATCTGAACAAGGTTATCAATTTTTGTGCCTTTTTTAATGATAGTTCTTCCAAGAGAAGCCCTGTCAATCGTTACGTTCGCTCCAATCTCCACCTCATCCTCTATTTCCACAATTCCGAGTTGGGGAATTTTCACATGTCTCGATCCATCCCATACATAACCAAACCCATCACTTCCCAAAACTGCACCACTGTGAATAATTACATTTTTCCCTATTATCACCCCATCGTATACCGTAACATGAGGATACATGATCGTACCCTCTCCGATTACTGCATTTTCACCTATATGAACAAACGGATAGAGAATGGCATTGCTTTGGACTACTGCCCCTTCGCCGATATACACATACGGGTAGACACTTGCTGTCTCTGATACTTCTGCACCCTTTGAAACAGAGGCTAAGGGGTTTATTCCCTTCGCTTCGGGATATCCTTTATGAAAAATCTGTGCTGCCCTGGCATATGCAAGCCCAGGATTTTTCGCAATGATAAGGTTTTTATCGGAATAATCATCAGGATTTATATCCTCACCGACAATGATGGCCGATGCTTTTGTGTCTTTTATGTGTTTCCTGAAACTTTTCTGGGAAAGAAAGGTTATATCGCCTTCCTGCGCTTCAATCATGCCTGAAATACGCGTTATGGCGATATTCCCATCGCCTGTTAAACGGCCCCCTATTTTTTCAGCAATATCTTTTAATGTAATCATTTTTTAGGAGCTGGCTTCTTTTTCGCAAAATCATTATATTGGGCAATGACTTTATTCGTTATATCAATTGAAGGACTTGCAAAGAGTATGCCTGCCTGACTTTTTTCGAGAATAAGGGTGTGCTTATCTTTTTCTCCTATGGTTTTGATTACCTGTTCAACATCTTTTAATATTCTCTGAGTAAACTCTCCATCTTTTTGCTGCAACTCAGTCTGGTAATCATTGGCTAATCTCTGATAATCTTTCTGTTTATTCTGAAAATCTTTTTCTTTTCCAGCCCTTGCATCCGGGGTAATTGTGGCGCTCTGTCGCTCTATTACATCCTTCATTTTTTGTAACTCTTCCTGTTTGCCGTCCAACAGCTTCTTTAATCTCTCGGCTTCGCCTGTCAGTGAATTTTTTGCTTCCTTGCCTTTGTCAGATTCAAGCATAACCCTCTGAAGATCAACGTAAGCGATGTTTAAATTCTGAGCATTAACCGGGAATGTCAAAGTAAATAGAGTAGAAAGAGCAACCAGGACAATAAAAATAAAATTCTTCATACTGCCTCCTTTTAATATTGTGTACCCATAGCAAAATCAAAAACGCTTCCTCGCTCATCCTGTCTTGGATTAAGATTAAACCCAAGTTCAAGACGAATTGGACCCATAGGAGAAAACCATCTTATACCAAACCCTGCTGAGGTCCGGACACCGTTCAGCAGCCAACCGTTTGAATCGTCAAAGGCATGTCCCGCATCGAAAAACAGCACACCTTTAAACCCGGCAGGTTTATAAATGGGGAAAATCCACTCACAATTAAAAAACAATTGATTCTTGCCTCCGATAACTTCTCCGGTATTATCCAGTGGACCTGCTTCGCCGTATTTAAAACCCCTTACCGTTTGCAACCCGCCTACATAAAATTTTTCATAAACAGGCACTTCTTTTCCTCCATACCCTTGTATCGTTCCAGCGGTACCTCTTATAAAAAACGTGCTATCCCAGAAACCAGCAGGAATATATCTCCCATAAAAAGCTATGACCCTATAGAAAGAGTTATCGCCGGCGAATGGGCCACCTGCAAGCTCAAAGGATGTTTCTGTATTTATTCCTATGTGAGGGTTCATTATATCATCAATGGTGTTCTCTCCAAGGGAAAAAGTTACACTGCTTGTTGACAATGTGCCTGCCTGATCCTGTATATAAGTGCTTGCTGAAGCATCGATATTTGTTACACTGGTGGTCTCATACCTGTACCTGACGCTTCCTTTTACATCATCAGTCAGGGGCTTTATAAGGGATACACTTCCGCCCCATTTATTATAAGTATATGTATCCATAATTCTTCCAAAATTGAATACGCTTAACCCCGCATGCATGTTTAAATCAAAAATATAAGGTTCTAAATACGAAAAATTATATTGCTGCGTAATAGCGCCCAAAGAAGCCGTAAGATAAAGTTTTCTTCCTGTGCCCAGGAAGTTTTCTTGAGATATACTTCCAGACAGAATGAGCTTATCATACGAACTGTAGCCAACCCCGGCACTCAAAGAACCTGTAGGTTTTTCTTCAACAGTAATATCCGTATTGATCTTGTCCGGCTCATCTGTTTTTATAATCTTGAAATCGGCATTTTTAAAAAATGTGGTGTTTCTCAGGCGCTTCTGACTTTTTTTAAGGTTTGTTGCAGAAAACCTTTCACCCTCTACAATTCTCAACTCCCTTCGCACCACCTTGTCTCTTGTCTTCGTATTTCCCAATATATTGATTCTGTTGATAAATATCTCTTCGTTTTTCTTTATATCAAAAGTAATATTTACTTTTTGTGTTTCATCATCTATTAAAGTGAGGGGGGAGATTTCGCAGAAGGCATAGCCTTTATCCTGGTAAAAATCGTTAAGCCTCATAACATCCCGTTGAAACATGGTGGACCTGAAGGTATTATCAGTTTTACTTCTTAACTCTTTATTCATTACCTCTTTATCGAATAAAATATCCCCGGAAAAATCTACTGAGCCTACTTTGTATAGATTTCCCTCCTCAACGGGTAATGTAAGGCTCATCGTTTTCCCATCCTGAGAAATTTTAACGTCAGGAACACCTACCTTTACCCTCACATAACCGTTGTCGTTA
This region includes:
- the lpxD gene encoding UDP-3-O-(3-hydroxymyristoyl)glucosamine N-acyltransferase; amino-acid sequence: MITLKDIAEKIGGRLTGDGNIAITRISGMIEAQEGDITFLSQKSFRKHIKDTKASAIIVGEDINPDDYSDKNLIIAKNPGLAYARAAQIFHKGYPEAKGINPLASVSKGAEVSETASVYPYVYIGEGAVVQSNAILYPFVHIGENAVIGEGTIMYPHVTVYDGVIIGKNVIIHSGAVLGSDGFGYVWDGSRHVKIPQLGIVEIEDEVEIGANVTIDRASLGRTIIKKGTKIDNLVQIAHNVSIGENSIIVALVGIAGSSSVGNNVVLAGRVGVKDHVSIGNNVMAAGGTGITKDVPDNSLISGTPHMPHKEWLKLQGYLKNLPKLYERMKKIEKRLNLEA
- a CDS encoding OmpH family outer membrane protein; protein product: MKNFIFIVLVALSTLFTLTFPVNAQNLNIAYVDLQRVMLESDKGKEAKNSLTGEAERLKKLLDGKQEELQKMKDVIERQSATITPDARAGKEKDFQNKQKDYQRLANDYQTELQQKDGEFTQRILKDVEQVIKTIGEKDKHTLILEKSQAGILFASPSIDITNKVIAQYNDFAKKKPAPKK
- the bamA gene encoding outer membrane protein assembly factor BamA, with the protein product MRTFKTIIVIFLVVFCAFPGIIRADEPNKIAKINVTGNERIDTGFIMNNIKIKENEPYSLDKIQDDMKNIYKTGFFSDVQIDVQDTDKGKTVTFVVIERPPIKNILLSGNKKLKTTEITEKLKIKTNTVLNIEKIKESMDEIRKFYSSKGYYATKVNYEIDYEEGYEASVKFLIDEPEKAYVTKIAFTGNKTFKDSKLKDFMRTRKKDMFYWFDGSGILDEEALDDDRKNIEAFYNDNGYVRVKVGVPDVKISQDGKTMSLTLPVEEGNLYKVGSVDFSGDILFDKEVMNKELRSKTDNTFRSTMFQRDVMRLNDFYQDKGYAFCEISPLTLIDDETQKVNITFDIKKNEEIFINRINILGNTKTRDKVVRRELRIVEGERFSATNLKKSQKRLRNTTFFKNADFKIIKTDEPDKINTDITVEEKPTGSLSAGVGYSSYDKLILSGSISQENFLGTGRKLYLTASLGAITQQYNFSYLEPYIFDLNMHAGLSVFNFGRIMDTYTYNKWGGSVSLIKPLTDDVKGSVRYRYETTSVTNIDASASTYIQDQAGTLSTSSVTFSLGENTIDDIMNPHIGINTETSFELAGGPFAGDNSFYRVIAFYGRYIPAGFWDSTFFIRGTAGTIQGYGGKEVPVYEKFYVGGLQTVRGFKYGEAGPLDNTGEVIGGKNQLFFNCEWIFPIYKPAGFKGVLFFDAGHAFDDSNGWLLNGVRTSAGFGIRWFSPMGPIRLELGFNLNPRQDERGSVFDFAMGTQY